The following nucleotide sequence is from Cydia splendana chromosome 11, ilCydSple1.2, whole genome shotgun sequence.
tgtttcatttcaatcatagacagaatCATACGatctttgtcttacgctagtactagcacccactgacaaattggtttgaccaactataatgaCTTTAGAGTAGAGGATCGTCAAGAAAGTACTAGGGCAGTATAAACAAAGTAGTACTAACGGGCTTATTATCAGCGTCGACATCGCTGAAGCCCATCTGCTGCAGGCGCCTGCGACGGTACAGTTCGTAATGGCGCGCGTGCGTCTTCTCCCGCATGTCCTCCATGTTATGTAATACCAGTAATGTACCAGGGCGCCATAAGATAGTAGGAACACAACATACCGGCTTGTTATCAGCGTCGACATCGCTGAAGCCCATCTGCTGCAGGCGCCTGCGACGGTATAGTTCGTAAAGGCGCGCGTGCGTCTTCTCCCGCATGTCCTCCATGTTATGTAATACCAGTAATGTACCAGGGCGCCATAAGATAGTAGGAACACAACATACCGGCTTGTTATCAGCGTCGACATCGCTGAAGCCCATCTGCTGCAGGCGCCTGCGACGGTACAGTTCGTAATGGCGCGCGTGCGTCTTCTCCCGCATGTCCTCCATGTTATGTAATACCAGTAATGTACCAGGGCGCCATAAGATAGTAGGAACACAACATACCGGCTTGTTATCAGCGTCGACATCGCTGAAGCCCATCTGCTGCAGGCGCCTGCGACGGTATAGTTCGTAAAGGCGCGCGTGCGTCTTCTCCCGCATGTCCTCCATGTTATGTAATACCAGTAATGTACCAGGGCGCCATAAGATAGTAGGAACACAACATACCGGCTTGTTATCAGCGTCGACATCGCTGAAGCCCATCTGCTGCAGGCGCCTGCGACGGTATAGTTCGTAATGGCGCGCGTGCGTCTTCTCCCGCATGTCCTCCATGTTGGTGCGGATCAGCATCTCGCGGAGCTTCACGAAGTCGCAGTGAGACTCGTTCTCCACTTAAATGTTAAAGGGATTATTTTAATACTTGTAAATGACAAAATTTTAGGCAAAAAATTTGACTGTAAATCAAGACAATTAAGGCTCATTTAggccaggggtctccaaacatTTGGACAAGGCGACCTTTGGGTCTCCTAGGTACTGCTTCACTCTGACAGTCTTTTTCCGAAACTTGTACCTCTTATTTATTTAGCGTATGGCATTACAGTTACTGGattcaatttaattattaatctaGAGATTGAGGTTTGCACTCTTCAGATACTCGATGGCCCTTTCACTGAGGTTCGCGAGGTCTTCAATCCGTCCCTTGAATTTGGTGAGAGGGCATTCCAGAACAATGTGTTCGACCGTCTGCTCAGGGTCACCACACACGCACTTAGGGGAGTCACGCCAGCCCCATACCGaaaaaaactgtgaaccgggacatatttcatgcaaaaaggggggggttgcggcagggggagggaaggggacgctagcgtgggtaaagcaccatacccaaaggtatcatactacattcaaaaaaggctggctataatttgtttgtcttccccatacattagaacacaacttaaccGAATCACCTCGGCCACATACCCGACGAGTGTCATGGGAAATAGCGAGGGAAGTAGGCAGAGACGTAGTGTGGCTGCGGTACTCATCATCGGCCGCCATACTGCCCTGCAGACTTCCCATACCACTCGTGGAGTGTGTAGCCGGGGTATTGACCATATTTGCGGACCCGATAACACCAAGTGAAGGAGATGTGCGAGTTCATTGCCCCCTATACTACCTACCTTGCACGGTGCCCCACGGGTACTGCCTCGCTCTGACCGTCTTGTTGCCAATCTTGACCATGTCCGTAGACCCGACCACCGCAAAGGGTATATGAGAGTTCATTGACCCGTTGACCTCGGCCACGGATTCGTCGTCGGTCGGAAACGCATAGATTTCCACGCCGTTGGCTTGCAGCTCTTGCATTATCTTAGACTGGAATACAAAACgtcatttttataataattccaaatatttattataggtTGTTTATTAGGgaaaaaatcaaattatttagCGGGCTGCATGCGTGCTTCTAGCCTTGGGGCTATGTATTACACTGGGAAAGTGATCTTCATGCTTTCAAGTAAGGTTTCATTAAACCCTTTGAATAATAAAACGATATCTCAAATTAACGCACctctataataatataaaaaagtaacTAACCTACCTGTAGcacatataaattaaataactgtAAGTACATTACTATGCGGCAGgaagtaaataatttatttttacagatTTCCTTACATTACATTTAGCAATTAGGCAATTACCTTCGAGGCAACACCACACTAGTGTAAgtaaaacatttgtatgtatttatttcgtcACGTCACAAGTTTGACGGGGCTCAATATGTACCTTTTACATTAagcctgataaaaactgcacgtTTACTTGTGTGGAGTTTTTTTCTTAAGCTAAAAAACGTATAGGTACCTTGAACTTCTGCAGCTCGGTCTTGGAGATGGTGTCAGCCTTGGCGATGATGGGGATGATGTTGACCTTGGTGTCCAGCTTCTTCATGCACACCAGGTCGATGGACTTCAGACCGTGACCTGCCaaacattaataataacatttatacATATTGTCTaagataaaaattaaataactttttatttccacattacattaaatatagTAGGTGCATTTAAATAAACTTAATCTAATGTGGATCCCTTTTGGGTACTATTATGCATTACCAttaaagaaaattgtaatgGACGCTAACATCCTACCAAGCTTAACATATGGAAGCCAAACATGGGTCTTTACAAGTAAGGTCAAAAATGCAATTACAACCTGCCAGCGTGCAATGCGTCTTCGAATACATATTTTCGAAGATAAAAATTAAATAGCTGTTCGATTCACAAGCGGGTGAAAGTCCAGAAAGCTCTCTAAATGCTTAATTTCACCAAGTAAAATTTATAACCATAGGTATAGCTcgtaaagtaaacaaataacgGTAGAATTCGCTAACGTTTCTTTATGTATTTCAGCCATATCAGCagcaaaactttaaaataggtttttactaatctttaaaaaaaaaccgggcaagtgcgagtcggactcgcgcatgaagggttccgtaccataatgcaaaaaacggcaaaaaaaaatggtcacccatccaagtactgaccccgcccgacgttgcttaacttcggtcaaaaatcacgtttgttgtatgggagccgcacttaaatctttattttattgtttttagtatttgttgttatagcggcaacagaaatatatcatctgtgaaaatttcaactgtctaggtcTAGGTCTATCACGTtgcgtgagatacagcctggtgacagacagacggacggacggacggacagcggagtcttagtaatagggtcccgttttaccctttgggtacggaaccctaaaaacgaggaATGCAATGACTTAGTTTTTGTCGTCACAACAATTTGTGTGTTATTATTATGATTTCCACAAAAAGATCCCACTATGCATGGAaccactagacttatatcgacggggatatggaccgtgattacgtttttatttgtgttgtttccgagctcccgatatttcgataATCGAtttaagtctagtgaaactaaccgtgaatcatttaAAACTGCTATGACGTGGAATGTTAATATGCAGCGCTTTATTTATCGCCAGTGTTAATGCATTGTTTACCGTACAACCAGGCCATTATCTTCGTAACAAAGACAAATACATACACAAAGGATTAGAGCATAATgtccatagaaaatgacacgttGGCATTGCTCTTCAGTGTAAAGATTAGTATCAATCAAGCGTTTCGCTACAAGAGTTATTGATTTTAGAAAATGTCTAAAGGCTAAGAAAAAAATCGTACTCCAAGTTTATACATCTGAACTAGATGGCGCtaaggactgtatcgtttataatgggtacaactttacttagccgttttttctggtattatctttttattaaaaaattacacatagtttaattagtgctttaataataagtaacatttcgtcctgggagatcacgtaaagcatatggtttggacaatatttacctaatcctcccgagtaactacaacgattttggacaaatactacaagaaaatttgcggtttgcgaacaagacgagatattacacaaaaaaaatcgtactatgtaaacagcaattacatatgattcgtaaagcgaaacatctgggcatagtctaatcatttcttttagttggaaaaaaagttttggatctgtgcatggtggccttttagagaatatggcaaatacaaaatacaaatacaaaattatttatttgtccaacATAGGTTATATGGTGTTACAGTTCAGTCAGCATCACTATGTGGCGCCTTACGGCATACAAATGTTGAGAGCATGCATGTCaaaatataataggtatttacaAGTCCTTATCATCTAAAAAATCTTTTATTGAGTAGTAACTCTTTCGAATCAGTAACAGTTTCAAGGCTTTTTTAAACTGGTTGAGCTCTAGCAATTGAATGTCTTgtggtattttattaaatattcttgGGGCCATTCCGACCACATTTTTTTGGAATAGCATCGTTTTGGGTATGACagaatgtaatattttaccccGTAATCGTGAGCTTCTAAAGTTTAAGAATAGATGGGagttacattttacaaaaacacacatttcaaatatatatagGCTAGGAAGAGTTAGAATCTtgagattttgaaaataatgcttACAGGATTCTTCAAAGCTAATACCGCACAAGGATCTTACACACTTTTTCTGAGCTAGAAATGCCATTTCTCGGTCTGTAGAGTTGCCCCAAAAAATTATGCCGTATCTTAGAGTGGATGTTACAAAGGCATGGTAAGCGGTAAGCACTGCAGATGGGTTCACCCTTTTTCTTAAATTATACAATGCATATGAATGTTGGTTTAGTTTCTTACATATAGAGTCAATTTGATATTTCCACGTCAGCTTATCGTCTACATTCAATCCTAGAAATTTGGTCATGTCAGTCTCATCAATTCTTTGTCCCTTATAAGCTACATTTAGATTAGGTGTATAATTAGTCCGTTGTTTAAATGTCATAAGTTTTGTTTTGTCCAAATTAATTTTCAAGTTATTATTCGTTAGCCAATCTATAATTTTACTTAATGTTTTGTTTATGTCAGCCTCATAAGCATTCAAAATGTTCCCAGAGAATATAATGGTGCTGTCGTCAGCAAAAAGAACCATTGGATGATCAATAGCATTTGGCATATCATTGATGTAAATGAGAAACAACAGGGGACCTAGAACGCTCCCCTGTGGCACACCATAAGAAACTTCCTTTACATCTGATGAGTATGTTAGTTCCATTTTCGACTTAGGACACAGTTTATTAATTTGAGTGATTTGTTTCCTACCGCTTAAATAAGATTTTATTAAAGAATGGACATTGCCACGTATTCCATAGCGAACGtggcatgttacttacgacaaccccgactttggtatacaatataaccaacatggagcgtttctatcgacctgccggcctagccaaggttacaatcgctatcgcttcgacaacgaaaagcattatgtctctctatcactcttacatattagtgtgacagtgacagttgcgtttcgatcgctacgaagcgtaagcgattggcgtcttggctacgcggcctgttctatccatggttcaacgccatgaatgtccgttaggctttggattTCGGTAGATTCTTTTAGCTGTTTCCCTAATTTCGCTTGCGTCAGAAATTgacgggaatccaaaatgttgcataaaaagtcgttttcatgtaaagataaaaattcaccacatttattctgtggatgttcaattgagcaatcatgaaaaggacactaaagatggcatattttggcagcatattaaccttttgtttctttaaatcgtaccaaggaatcggtgaaatagtctaaaattaagctcgataggcttgtccaaattatatttgctagacggtattaaaatcatcataaagtccctaaaataaaataaatgtataactttcttatatcagatatggcttaaaaataccccCAGATTATACCTTATTAAGAACATagtcatacaaaataatacacacgtcaacagttagaccagcgggctcagcacggttccatttttatcgactatcactatgcgcgtccctttcgcacttacatacttgttagaacgtgacaggcatggtgacaagggataaaaacgcgaccgtgctaagccgcctggttttATCAGTACCCATAATAAACGATGCAGTCCTTATACAGAACCACATATTTTTAGCCGCCTAAAATTTGAGTCATTGCATTCCTTGTATTAAGATTGATAGTCCTTATTATTAGCTATCGCTAAGTCTGTACTTAGCGGTAGCTAATAAAACTTTCAATCGGCtcatttcaaaatggcggagcacCGTTAGATGCTATGTTATTGTCGTACGCACGCGTGAATAAATATGCTAAGTAACATCACTCCAGTCGCTTGAGTCCAGTGTCAAGGacacataaatattttagtgGGCAAGTAGGCGGGAGAAAGTAATACAATACGTGACGTGAAACTAGGCACAACAATATGGAATCGAGAATTGATGTATCCGTCCTTTATCCAACTAGGACCGAGGGGTTCAGAATACAAGCATAGTAAAATTACACTAtctagggggctgtccataaattacgtcatcgatttttgaccccccccccccccccctataatcatccaaaaatcatgcttcaaatgaccccatttcctcctacttcatgctaccgtcatccgatgtccagaccccccccctaatttgaaatgacgtaatttatgaatagcccctaggttgtgttatgtttttattatgtacctatagaaACACACCCTAAATGTCTTAACAGTTTGTGGCAATGGTAatcatcatatttttttttaatatctactTGATTGATTCAGGCTTGCTATTTCTTAAATATTTGGTGAAAGAAAATATCTTGTAGAGTATACTGCCCTGCCATAAAGCCAaagagcgctatctcaaaagaaaattaattgctaacttatactttagtttctattactgagaattccattttcaaaatcatttgctTTTGAGATCgcgctattcggcttaggagggcagtatattTCCTCTTAGGTTTGGAGTTCAGATGGCATTCGCTCGTAAATTCTTTACTAATGATAGTAATGATTATTGATTACAGACGCCCACAAAGCTGACAAACCCCAACCTTGACATAGACAAATAGTCTAAAAATGACTACTGCTAAACAATAGTTTTCTAGTAGTAGTTATTGTTATTGGCGAAGGCTATCGCCCACGTTCATGCATGCACGTTGTTGCATACTTAGCGAAATTACATAGTAATGCTAAATTCTACCTCAATCAGGCAGAGATCTGGTTAAAAACAAACCAGCCaagaaaataataaagtaaGATGATAATAGGGCATCACTAACCTGTAGGACAGATGAAGTAGAGGCAGACATGCAGGCGTGAGTCATGGTACACTGGCAAGGAGCGCTTGATCTTCAGCTCCTCTTGGAGGTAGGCCTCAAACTGGGCGTCCAGGTGGTCTACGACGGCCTTGAAGCTGTCCTCCTTGTTGACCTGGTCTCCGTAGCCCACGGTGTCGCAGATCGTCAGCTGCAGGGGAAGTGAGTTGGTAGGTGATTCTAATAGTTGCAGGGTCAAAGGATAAACTCCtcgatttttttaatcaatacaTCTAAACtcaacatatttttgaatagtgaaataaattaattatagcATCTTAGCCTAGTATAATAAGCTTTTGTTTTGTGTGCTTTTTACACATGACACAATATAGtgagatgaaaaaaaaaagtttaatgaaTTTCATCACAATTTTAATCAATCAAGATCTCAATCTATCAAATAACAATCAAGATCTACTCACCTTGAGACGGACATTGGTCTCCTGCAACTCATATGTATGTGCCTTAAGCTTCACCGTTGGCAGGTTATGTGGACTCGGAGCTGACTCAAAGTTGGTGTTGAACAGAGAGTCCATAAGAGTTGACTTGCCGAGTCCAGTCTCACCTGTGATCATTTAGAATAAAATAGATGGTATACAACCTTTACAGTGAACTCAACTAAGTTAACCTGTTGTGAGTCATTGTAGCATATTATAGATTCCTCCCATGCTTATCGTATGGATGTCAAACATGGGCACTGACCGAACaacaactaaataaaataaaagtgtgtcAAAACGGAATGGAGAGAAGTGTTCTAGGAGTAAAACGCAGAGATAAGATTAGTCTACAAATTATAaagaataaaactaaattcaaaaacatCCAATATGTTTACAAACGATTAAAATGGAGATGGACAGGGCATATGTTAAGGGAAAGAACAGAAAAGTGGACAAAAATAATAACGGAATGGTACCCGAGGGACGGGACAAGAAAAGAAGGAGGACAATTTAAACGTTGGGAAGACGACATAAGAAAGATAGCTGGCCCTACATGGAGACGAGCTGCAAAAGACAGGATTAAATGGAAAGGTTTAGAGGAGGCCTATGTCGAAAGACAAGCTGTAAAAAGGAAGAAGCGAAAACCGGTTGCCGATTCACTTAGTTAAGGAAttagatatataatatatagtgtAGTATAAAAGAAACATAGTGCAacttaatacttatattattattatgttacaCAGCAATAAaggcttattttatttattttattttttattatagatGACATGGTTGGCACCAGCAGAAGATCACTATCTGGATGGAAGGATGAACTTAAACTAACAATGGGCCCAAAACTTAGGAGTGGCCCATGACTACAGTGGAAAGAGCTAGCAGAGGCCTTTGCACACTTGAGTTAAGAGATATACTCTAGTCTCTTACTTAGGATAAAAAGGCTTATAGATAGAAATGGGTATAATTTACGCATGTTTATTCACTAAGCATTCTCTTTTCTACCACATAATGTTTTGGAAGGAAgttaaacaataaaatttatataaTGAACCAACCATATTAGTAAGTGTTCAATGGGCAGGAAGTTATAAAAACTATAAAGTTCCTTAACCTTAATATAAAGTGTATCCTgcctttaaccttttaaccacCAGCAATTTTAGATtgagcgtgctcgtgtcgccaCCGACAGTAATAGTACCACGCAGAGTAAGGTTGGCATAGTTACAGGAGTCATAAATGTGCTGTAAAAACTAGGTAAAAACCAAATCAGatctttgtcttatttatcagactgtGGCGAAATGAGCTGGATATGTAATGTCTTATATATCAGACTCTGGCGGTTAAAGGGTTAAACATTTGTTTAGATCACAATGgtaaacatttt
It contains:
- the LOC134794719 gene encoding septin-2; this translates as MAAMDVEPPKMEQNLRTLKLSGHVGFDSLPDQLVNKSVQNGFVFNILCIGETGLGKSTLMDSLFNTNFESAPSPHNLPTVKLKAHTYELQETNVRLKLTICDTVGYGDQVNKEDSFKAVVDHLDAQFEAYLQEELKIKRSLPVYHDSRLHVCLYFICPTGHGLKSIDLVCMKKLDTKVNIIPIIAKADTISKTELQKFKSKIMQELQANGVEIYAFPTDDESVAEVNGSMNSHIPFAVVGSTDMVKIGNKTVRARQYPWGTVQVENESHCDFVKLREMLIRTNMEDMREKTHARHYELYRRRRLQQMGFSDVDADNKPVSFQQTFEQKRSAHLAELQQKEDEMRQMFVQRVKEKEAELKDAERELHSKFDKLKKDHTDEKKRLEELRKKIEDETIEFNRRKQQTAQSHHTLTLGKSKKK